CGATCCCGGGACTCCGCCGGTAGAGCTGGGCCAAGCTCTGGCGGCGAGCCGCTTCGAGGAGGAGGGGATGTTCCGTTGGGGCGGCGGTGGCGAGAGGTGCCGGCTGGTCTGTGGCCATTTCGAGTTCGATCAGGAGGCGACCCACCCGCTGCTGGTGGGATTGCCGGCCTTGGTCCACGTCCAGGCGACGCCGACCTACAATTTTCGCTGGATCGACCAGGTGATGCAGTTCATCGGCGAGGAAACCCATTCCCGTCGGGCCGGCAGCGATGCCATCGCCCGCCGCCTGTCAGAGGTTCTCTTCGTGCAGGTGATGCGCCACTTCGCCGAAACCGAGCCGCAGGCACTGCCGATCCTCGCTGGCCTCACCGACGATCGCTTGAGCCGGGCTCTCCACGCCATGCACACCCACCTCGAGCATTCCTGGACGCTGGAGGAGCTGGCCCAGGAGGCGGGGATGTCCCGCACGGCCTTTGCTCTCACCTTCGCCGAGCTGGTGGGCCTGACGCCGATGAAGTACCTCACCGATCAGCGCATGCGCCAGGCCGCCAAATTGCTCAAGGCCGGTGAGAGTATCGGTGCCGTCGCCGATCAGGTCGGCTATCGTTCCGAGGCGGCCTTCTCGCGCAAATTCAAGCAGCTCACCGGCACCAGCCCGGGGGCGTTCCGGCGGGGGCTGCCGGCGGGGTCAGCCGCTGCCGCTGGTTGAGGAGCCTCGTCCTCCCATCCTCTCGAGGGGATCAAAACCGATCTCGAAGTTCCGGATCCGTCGCGCTGGGAGCGGGCGGAGGGGACGAGCTAGCCTCAGTCCCCGTTTTCCGGAGCCTTGGTTCTCCCCCTCCTCGCCCAGCTCACCGCCCGCCCCAGGAGCCAGACGGCGATGACTACGACCAAGAGATAGAGAAAGCCGGGAATCCACCAGCTGAGGAACGTGTCGAAGACGATTCGCCACTGCGTGCCCTCCGGCCCGTGGAAGAGGCCGCTGGGATTCTTCCACCAGTCGATGACGGTGGCGATGACAGCCACGATGATGGAGGCGGCGAAAGCCAAGGCGAGGCCGAGGAGCAGGGGGCGTTGCCGGCGAGCTCGATGCAGCATGGCTTCATTCTCTCCTAGAAACGGGGAGTCTCACCGGAGCTTCACCGCGAAAGCCCGCCCTCCAACTCTCTGGGTTCCGGGGCGAGGCTTCGGCGCGGGAGTGAGGCGAGGGATAATGGCTCGTCCCCAGCAATTGCCGCGGCCCGCCGGGCCGAAGAGGAGGCCTCCCATGATTCGTCTCGCCCTGTCCCGTTCCCTTCCCTTCCTCAGCATCCTTTTCTTGCTAGCAGCCCTGCTGGGAGTGCTTCCTGGAAGCCTCGAGGAGGCTCAGGCCCAACGCACCGCCAAACCGGTGCTCCACGGCCAGCATTGGATGGCCATCACCGGCAAGCCGCTGGCGGCGACGGCGGGGGCGATGACCTTTACCCGCGGCGGCAATGCGGTGGATGCGTCCTGCGCCATGCTCGCCGCCACGGCGACCATGTGGGACACCCTGGGCTGGGGCGGTGAGACCCAGGCGTTGATCTACAACCCCCACACCGGCGAGGTGAAGGGTATCAACGCCTTGGGGGTGGCGCCCACCGGGGCGACGGCAGAGTTCTTTCGCTCCCGAGGGATGCGCTATCCGCCGGAGTTTGGGCCGCTGGCGGCGGTGACGCCGGGGACCCCCGGGGGGCTGATGGTGATGCTGGCGGAGTACGGCAGCATGAGCCTGGAACAGGTGCTGGCGCCGGCCATGGAGATGGCGGCGGGCTACCCCATCGAGGCCTCCCAGGCCAACAACATGGAGCGGCGCAAGGAGATCCTGAGCCAATGGCCCGCCTCCCGCGAGGTCTTTCTGCCGCATCTGAAGGACGACGACTCCCAAGAGCGGGCGGCGCCCTACCCCGGGGAAATCTTCCGCCAGCCGGATCTGCTGGCCACGCTGGAAAAGCTGGTGCAGACGGAGCGCCGGGCGTTGGCGGCGGGCAAGAATCGCAAGCAGGCCATCTACGCCGCCTACGACCGCTTCTACCGCGGCGATATTGCCCAGGAGCTGGTGCGCGCCACCCAGGAGGCGGGAGGGCTCATCACCCTCGAAGATCTGGACCGCTGGCAGGTCTACATTGAGGAGCCGGTGACCACCAACTACCGGGGCATCGACGTCTACAAGCTCACCCATTGGGTGCAGGGGCCGGCGATGCTCCAGGCGTTGAACATCCTGGAGAACCTGGACGTCGCCCAGCTGGGCTACAACAGCGCCGCCTACATCCACGCGATCTATCAGGCGATGAATCTCGCCTTCGCCGACCGCGACTTCTACTACGGTGACCCCTACACGCCGCCGGAGGAGCCCATCGAGGGGTTGCTGTCCAAGGAGTACGCGCGGCAGCGCTTCGAACAGATCGACTGGAAGCAGAACGACCCCGACGCCCATCCCGGCGATCCCTATCCGTTCCAGGGTGGGGAGAATCCCTTCTCGGATCTGCTCGACCAGTGGACGCCGATCCCGCCGGCGGGGGATGCGGAGGGGGAGGAAGGCTGGCAGCAGAGCTCGCTGACCATCCCGGGCTCTTCCATGACTCCCGAGGAGGCCTTCCGTGCCGGCACCACCTCCATGGTGGCCACCGATGCCGAGGGTTGGGTGGTCTCCATCACCCCCAGCGGTGGCTGGATCCCGGCCTTCATCGCCGGGGAGACGGGCATCGGGCTGTCCCAGCGCATGCAGAGCTTCGTTCTCGACGAGCGTCTCAATCCTTTCAATGTGGTGGCGCCGGGCAAGCGGCCGCGGGCGACCCTGACCCCAGGGCTGGCGCTCAAGGAAGGCAAGCCCTAC
This DNA window, taken from Acidobacteriota bacterium, encodes the following:
- a CDS encoding AraC family transcriptional regulator, which encodes MDVLSQILDSVEMRGSLYFATEYTAPWALQVAANTNVCRFHVVVEGSCYLTVGNQRASLSRGDLVLVPHGAAHALLDDPGTPPVELGQALAASRFEEEGMFRWGGGGERCRLVCGHFEFDQEATHPLLVGLPALVHVQATPTYNFRWIDQVMQFIGEETHSRRAGSDAIARRLSEVLFVQVMRHFAETEPQALPILAGLTDDRLSRALHAMHTHLEHSWTLEELAQEAGMSRTAFALTFAELVGLTPMKYLTDQRMRQAAKLLKAGESIGAVADQVGYRSEAAFSRKFKQLTGTSPGAFRRGLPAGSAAAAG
- a CDS encoding gamma-glutamyltransferase; the protein is MIRLALSRSLPFLSILFLLAALLGVLPGSLEEAQAQRTAKPVLHGQHWMAITGKPLAATAGAMTFTRGGNAVDASCAMLAATATMWDTLGWGGETQALIYNPHTGEVKGINALGVAPTGATAEFFRSRGMRYPPEFGPLAAVTPGTPGGLMVMLAEYGSMSLEQVLAPAMEMAAGYPIEASQANNMERRKEILSQWPASREVFLPHLKDDDSQERAAPYPGEIFRQPDLLATLEKLVQTERRALAAGKNRKQAIYAAYDRFYRGDIAQELVRATQEAGGLITLEDLDRWQVYIEEPVTTNYRGIDVYKLTHWVQGPAMLQALNILENLDVAQLGYNSAAYIHAIYQAMNLAFADRDFYYGDPYTPPEEPIEGLLSKEYARQRFEQIDWKQNDPDAHPGDPYPFQGGENPFSDLLDQWTPIPPAGDAEGEEGWQQSSLTIPGSSMTPEEAFRAGTTSMVATDAEGWVVSITPSGGWIPAFIAGETGIGLSQRMQSFVLDERLNPFNVVAPGKRPRATLTPGLALKEGKPYLAFAVQGGDTQDQNLLQFFLNVVEFGMNVQQAAEAANITSYQMQSSFGDHRSEPGRLVVREDVPPWVRARLREMGYRVETRSRTSGPITALEIDLEHGTFWGGASDFGEDYGVAW